Proteins found in one Methylobacterium sp. CB376 genomic segment:
- a CDS encoding ABC transporter substrate-binding protein produces MTAKPLLAALAGAALLAASPLQAKTLVYCSEGSPENFYPAVNTTGTTFDANAQIYNNVVEFERGGTKVVPGLAESWDVSPDGTVYTFHLRKGVKWHNTNRAFKPSRDFNADDIMFSIERQWKEDHPFYKVTSSNHSYFNDMGLAKLLKSVEKVDDHTVRITLTRPEAPFLSDLAMSYAAIQSKEYADAMLKAGTPEKIDQSPIGTGPFYLVQYQKDAIIRYKAFPEYWGGKAKIDDLVFAITPDASVRWAKLQKGECHVMPYPNPADLDAIRKDPAVQVLEQPGLNIGYLSYNVTRKPFDDVRVRKAFNMAINKKAIIDAVYLSTGIAAVNPIPPSMWSYNKDVKDDPYDPEAARKLLAEAGFPNGLETDIWAMPVQRPYNPNARRIAELMQADLAKVGVKAEIKSYEWGEYRKRMQAGEHQTGMLGWTGDNGDPDNFLHTLLGCDAAKNNGGNTSKWCDKTFDDIVVRAKTLTDQAERTKLYEQAQVRFKEEAPWFTIAHAVQLKPVRKEVIDFKLSPFSRHVFYGVDIKG; encoded by the coding sequence GTGACCGCCAAGCCCCTGCTCGCCGCCCTCGCCGGTGCGGCCCTGCTCGCCGCCAGCCCGCTCCAGGCCAAGACCCTGGTCTACTGCTCGGAAGGCTCGCCGGAGAACTTCTACCCCGCGGTCAACACCACGGGCACCACCTTCGACGCCAACGCCCAGATCTACAACAACGTCGTCGAATTCGAGCGCGGCGGGACCAAGGTCGTGCCCGGACTCGCCGAGAGCTGGGACGTCTCGCCGGACGGCACCGTCTACACCTTCCACCTGCGCAAGGGCGTCAAGTGGCACAACACCAACCGCGCCTTCAAGCCGAGCCGCGACTTCAACGCGGACGACATCATGTTCTCGATCGAGCGGCAATGGAAGGAGGATCATCCCTTCTACAAGGTGACCAGCTCGAACCACTCCTATTTCAACGATATGGGACTGGCGAAGCTGCTGAAATCGGTCGAGAAGGTCGACGATCACACGGTGCGCATCACCCTCACCCGGCCCGAGGCGCCGTTCCTGTCCGACCTCGCCATGTCGTACGCGGCGATCCAGTCGAAGGAATACGCCGACGCCATGCTGAAGGCCGGCACGCCTGAGAAGATCGATCAGTCGCCGATCGGCACCGGGCCGTTCTACCTCGTCCAGTACCAGAAGGACGCGATCATCCGCTACAAGGCCTTCCCCGAGTACTGGGGCGGCAAGGCCAAGATCGACGACCTCGTGTTCGCCATCACGCCCGACGCCTCGGTCCGCTGGGCCAAGCTGCAGAAGGGCGAGTGCCACGTGATGCCCTACCCGAACCCGGCCGACCTCGACGCCATCCGCAAGGACCCGGCCGTGCAGGTGCTGGAGCAGCCGGGGCTGAACATCGGCTACCTGTCCTACAACGTCACCCGCAAGCCGTTCGACGACGTGCGCGTGCGCAAGGCCTTCAACATGGCCATCAACAAGAAGGCCATCATCGACGCGGTCTACCTCTCGACCGGGATCGCGGCCGTGAACCCGATCCCGCCCTCGATGTGGTCCTACAACAAGGACGTCAAGGACGACCCCTACGATCCGGAGGCGGCGCGGAAGCTGCTCGCCGAGGCGGGCTTCCCGAACGGTCTCGAGACCGACATCTGGGCGATGCCGGTGCAGCGGCCCTACAACCCGAACGCCCGACGCATCGCCGAACTCATGCAGGCCGACCTTGCCAAGGTCGGCGTGAAGGCGGAGATCAAGTCCTACGAGTGGGGCGAGTACCGCAAACGCATGCAGGCGGGCGAGCACCAGACCGGCATGCTCGGCTGGACCGGCGACAACGGCGACCCGGACAACTTCCTGCACACGCTGCTCGGCTGCGACGCCGCCAAGAACAACGGCGGCAACACGTCGAAGTGGTGCGACAAGACCTTCGACGACATCGTGGTCAGGGCCAAGACCCTGACCGACCAGGCCGAGCGCACCAAGCTCTACGAGCAGGCGCAGGTCCGGTTCAAGGAGGAGGCGCCCTGGTTCACCATCGCGCACGCGGTGCAGCTGAAGCCGGTGCGCAAGGAGGTGATCGACTTCAAGCTCTCGCCCTTCAGCCGCCACGTCTTCTACGGCGTGGACATCAAGGGCTGA
- a CDS encoding LysR family transcriptional regulator, whose protein sequence is MSISKLRAFHLVAMAGGFTQAARQASVSQSSLSGQVRDLEAASGVHLFDRKPRGAELSEKGRGLFAITTRLFEAEAEAQRFLRRAPPDGEAGHLRVAGDGPVLPLGILRTLQQQRPRLTFSLVIDNSDRVIEQVQNFRADVGVTASRPDTDQIHATYLMSMRVGLCVARGHRLAGRRVAMRDLAGLALVLRERGSRTRAVLEANLAEHGVVPGPILEISTRDGVREAVAGGLGCGVVADREFGHDSRLAYVPITDARLAIDEYAIAPAERRNQPLVRAFLDGAQRWSRALPEMG, encoded by the coding sequence ATGTCGATCAGCAAGTTGCGAGCCTTCCACCTGGTCGCCATGGCGGGGGGCTTCACCCAGGCGGCGCGGCAGGCCTCCGTCAGCCAGTCCAGCCTGTCCGGGCAGGTCCGCGACCTCGAGGCCGCCTCGGGGGTCCACCTCTTCGACCGCAAGCCGCGGGGGGCCGAGCTCAGCGAGAAGGGGCGCGGGCTCTTCGCCATCACGACGCGCCTGTTCGAGGCGGAGGCCGAGGCGCAGCGCTTCCTGCGCCGGGCGCCGCCGGACGGCGAGGCCGGCCACCTGCGGGTGGCCGGGGACGGGCCGGTCCTGCCGCTCGGCATCCTGCGGACGCTGCAGCAGCAACGCCCGCGGCTGACCTTCTCGCTGGTGATCGACAATTCCGACCGCGTGATCGAGCAGGTGCAGAACTTCCGGGCCGATGTCGGCGTCACCGCGAGCCGGCCCGACACCGACCAGATCCACGCCACCTACCTGATGTCGATGCGGGTCGGCCTCTGCGTGGCGCGCGGCCACCGGCTCGCCGGGCGGCGCGTGGCGATGCGCGACCTCGCCGGCCTCGCCCTCGTCCTGCGCGAGCGCGGATCCCGCACCCGCGCGGTGCTCGAGGCCAACCTCGCCGAGCACGGCGTCGTCCCCGGGCCGATCCTGGAGATCTCGACCCGGGACGGGGTCCGCGAGGCGGTGGCGGGCGGGCTGGGCTGCGGGGTGGTCGCCGACCGGGAATTCGGGCACGATTCGCGCCTCGCCTACGTGCCGATCACCGACGCCCGCCTCGCCATCGACGAGTACGCGATCGCGCCGGCCGAGCGGCGCAACCAGCCCCTCGTCCGCGCCTTCCTCGACGGGGCGCAGCGCTGGAGCCGCGCCCTGCCCGAGATGGGCTGA
- a CDS encoding ABC transporter permease subunit: protein MSVEVMETPAAAAPSGAPPHPLREFWTAFRANTGAVIGLAVIVAVLLLAALADVVAPHSPTLTDNAMFLKPPFWQQGGSLAYPLGTDAIGRDILSRLIHGARLSLAIGIAVVGLSILVGTALGLAAGYFRGIVDIAIMRVMDIILTLPSLLLAIVIVAILGPGLMNAMLAVAVVVLPHYVRIARAAVLAEASRDYVTAAKVSGAGTLRVMLREILPNCAAPLIVQASLGISTAILDAAALGFLGLGAQPPSPEWGTMLADAREFVLRAWWVVTFPGLMILITVLAFNLLGDGLRDALDPKLKR, encoded by the coding sequence ATGAGCGTCGAGGTGATGGAGACCCCCGCCGCCGCGGCGCCGAGCGGCGCGCCGCCGCATCCCCTGCGGGAATTCTGGACCGCGTTCCGGGCCAATACCGGGGCGGTGATCGGGCTCGCGGTGATCGTGGCGGTGCTGCTGCTCGCCGCGCTCGCCGACGTGGTGGCGCCGCATTCGCCGACGCTCACCGACAACGCGATGTTCCTCAAGCCCCCCTTCTGGCAGCAGGGGGGCTCGCTCGCCTACCCGCTCGGCACGGACGCGATCGGGCGGGACATTCTCTCGCGGCTCATCCACGGGGCGCGGCTGTCGCTGGCCATCGGCATCGCGGTGGTGGGGCTCTCGATCCTGGTCGGCACCGCGCTCGGCCTCGCGGCGGGCTATTTCCGCGGCATCGTCGACATCGCGATCATGCGGGTGATGGACATCATCCTGACCCTGCCGAGCCTGCTGCTCGCCATCGTCATCGTGGCGATCCTGGGCCCCGGCCTGATGAACGCGATGCTGGCGGTCGCCGTGGTGGTCCTGCCGCACTACGTGCGCATCGCCCGCGCGGCGGTGCTGGCGGAGGCCTCGCGCGACTACGTCACCGCCGCGAAGGTCAGCGGGGCCGGCACGCTGCGGGTGATGCTCCGCGAGATCCTGCCGAACTGCGCCGCGCCGCTCATCGTGCAGGCCTCGCTCGGCATCTCGACCGCGATCCTCGACGCGGCGGCGCTCGGCTTCCTCGGCCTCGGCGCCCAGCCCCCGTCGCCCGAATGGGGCACGATGCTGGCCGATGCCCGCGAATTCGTCCTGCGCGCGTGGTGGGTCGTCACCTTCCCGGGGCTGATGATCCTGATCACCGTGCTGGCCTTCAACCTCCTGGGGGACGGGCTGCGCGACGCCCTCGACCCCAAGCTGAAACGGTAG
- a CDS encoding ABC transporter permease subunit, producing the protein MLRFLLTRLGLIVPTFIGITLVAFFLIRLVPGDPIETMAGERGIDPARHEALRHELGLDRPVLVQYGIYLGRLLHGDLGKSMITQESVITEFASLFPATVELALCAIAFAILLGVPAGILAAVKRNSIFDHGLMGLSLAGYSMPIFWWGLLLILLFSVQFDLTPVSGRIAVQYYVEPVTGFLLVDSLLSDDRGAFGSALAHLVLPTVVLGTVPLAVIARMTRSAMLEVLGEDYIRTARAKGLSSLRVVGLHALRNALIPVVTVIGLQVGVLFTGAILTETIFSWPGIGKWLIEAIGRRDYPVLQGGILLIGAVVMTVNLLVDLAYGVINPRIRHTR; encoded by the coding sequence ATGCTGCGCTTCCTCCTCACCCGCCTGGGCCTGATCGTGCCGACCTTCATCGGCATCACGCTCGTGGCCTTCTTCCTGATCCGTCTCGTGCCGGGCGACCCGATCGAGACCATGGCGGGCGAGCGGGGCATCGACCCCGCCCGCCACGAGGCCCTGCGCCACGAACTCGGCCTCGACCGGCCGGTCCTCGTCCAGTACGGCATCTATCTCGGGCGCCTGCTCCACGGCGACCTCGGCAAGTCGATGATCACGCAGGAGAGCGTGATCACCGAATTCGCCAGCCTGTTTCCGGCCACCGTCGAACTCGCCCTCTGCGCCATCGCGTTCGCGATCCTGCTCGGGGTCCCGGCCGGCATCCTGGCGGCGGTCAAGCGCAACTCGATCTTCGACCACGGCCTGATGGGGCTGTCGCTCGCCGGCTACTCGATGCCGATCTTCTGGTGGGGGCTGCTCCTCATCCTGCTGTTCTCGGTGCAGTTCGACCTCACCCCGGTCTCGGGCCGCATCGCCGTGCAGTACTACGTCGAGCCGGTGACGGGCTTCCTGCTCGTCGACAGCCTGCTCTCGGACGACAGGGGCGCGTTCGGATCGGCGCTCGCCCACCTCGTGCTGCCGACGGTGGTGCTCGGCACGGTGCCGCTCGCCGTCATCGCCCGCATGACCCGCTCGGCCATGCTGGAGGTGCTGGGCGAGGACTACATCCGCACCGCCCGCGCCAAGGGGCTGTCCTCCCTGCGGGTGGTGGGGCTGCACGCGCTGCGCAACGCGCTGATCCCGGTCGTCACCGTGATCGGCCTGCAGGTCGGGGTGCTGTTCACCGGCGCGATCCTCACCGAGACCATCTTCTCCTGGCCGGGGATCGGCAAGTGGCTGATCGAGGCGATCGGGCGGCGCGACTACCCGGTGCTGCAGGGCGGGATCCTGCTGATCGGGGCGGTCGTGATGACCGTGAACCTCCTCGTCGACCTCGCCTACGGGGTGATCAACCCCCGCATCCGGCACACCCGATGA
- a CDS encoding peptide ABC transporter ATP-binding protein, which produces MSAPVVEARDLTQIYEIRRGLFRAPARLQAVGGISFTVEPGRTLAVVGESGCGKSTLARMVTLIEPPTAGALTLDGIDAVAPPPEARSRLRRSVQLVFQNPYGSLNPRRKVGTILEEPLAINTDLPRAERTARARAMLTKVGLRPEHYGRYPHMFSGGQRQRIAIARALMLNPRLVVADEPVSALDVSIQAQVLNLLADLQRELGLAYLFISHDLGVVRHIAHDVMVMYLGLVMEQGEKERIYAAPLHPYTQALLGATPGLAGAPGAAGAARRRVLLRGELPSPLDPPRGCVFSTRCPHATDLCRAERPPLRPVGGRRVACHYAETFLAEAPAA; this is translated from the coding sequence GTGAGCGCCCCCGTCGTCGAGGCGAGGGACCTCACCCAGATCTACGAGATCCGCCGCGGCCTGTTCCGGGCGCCCGCCCGGCTCCAGGCGGTGGGCGGCATCTCCTTCACGGTCGAGCCCGGGCGCACGCTCGCGGTGGTGGGCGAATCGGGCTGCGGCAAGTCCACCCTCGCCCGGATGGTGACGCTGATCGAGCCGCCCACCGCCGGCGCCCTCACCCTCGACGGGATCGACGCCGTCGCGCCGCCGCCGGAGGCGCGGTCGCGCCTGCGCCGCAGCGTCCAGCTCGTCTTCCAGAACCCCTACGGCTCGCTCAACCCGCGCCGCAAGGTCGGCACCATCCTGGAGGAGCCGCTCGCCATCAACACCGACCTGCCGCGGGCGGAGCGCACCGCCCGGGCCCGCGCCATGCTGACCAAGGTCGGCCTGCGCCCGGAGCATTACGGGCGCTACCCGCACATGTTCTCGGGCGGCCAGCGCCAGCGCATCGCCATCGCGCGCGCCCTGATGCTAAACCCCAGGCTCGTCGTGGCGGACGAGCCGGTCTCCGCCCTCGACGTGTCGATCCAGGCCCAGGTGCTGAACCTGCTCGCCGACCTGCAGCGGGAGCTCGGCCTCGCCTACCTGTTCATCTCGCACGACCTCGGCGTGGTGCGCCACATCGCCCACGACGTGATGGTGATGTATCTCGGCCTCGTCATGGAGCAGGGCGAGAAGGAGCGGATCTACGCCGCGCCGCTCCACCCCTACACGCAGGCCCTGCTCGGGGCGACGCCGGGCCTCGCGGGGGCACCCGGCGCCGCCGGCGCGGCGCGCCGGCGCGTCCTGCTGCGGGGCGAGCTGCCCTCGCCCCTCGACCCGCCGCGGGGCTGCGTGTTCTCCACCCGCTGCCCGCACGCCACCGACCTGTGCCGGGCGGAGCGCCCGCCCCTGCGTCCGGTCGGCGGCCGGCGCGTCGCCTGCCACTACGCCGAGACGTTCCTGGCCGAGGCCCCGGCCGCCTGA
- a CDS encoding ABC transporter ATP-binding protein, protein MSLLEIDNLTVEFPSAGGVMRAVEGVSLRLDQGEVLGVVGESGSGKSVTMLALMGLVGYPGRVRADALRFEGRDLLGLSSRERRKLTGKDVAMIFQEPTTSLNPCFTIGFQLAETLRLHEGLGRRAARDRAAELLGQVGIPAPGSRLDAYPHQLSGGMNQRVMIAMAIACNPKLLIADEPTTALDVTIQAQILDLLLTLQRERGMALVLITHNMGVVAETAQRVMVMYAGQVMEEQRAETLFSAPQHPYTAALLAALPERSEGGRLATIPGVVPGLHDRPAGCLFSPRCAFATEHSRRVRPDLRDVGAGRVRCHYPLGDPGRADRIAADGPVGATAGAAS, encoded by the coding sequence GTGTCCCTGCTCGAGATCGACAACCTCACCGTCGAGTTCCCCAGCGCGGGCGGCGTGATGCGCGCCGTCGAGGGCGTCTCGCTGCGCCTCGACCAGGGCGAGGTGCTGGGCGTCGTCGGCGAGTCGGGCTCCGGCAAGAGCGTGACCATGCTGGCGCTGATGGGCCTCGTCGGCTATCCGGGCCGGGTCCGCGCCGACGCCCTGCGCTTCGAGGGCCGCGACCTCCTCGGCCTCTCGTCCCGCGAGCGCCGGAAGCTCACCGGCAAGGACGTCGCGATGATCTTCCAGGAGCCGACGACGAGCCTGAACCCCTGCTTCACGATCGGGTTCCAGCTCGCCGAGACCCTGCGCCTGCACGAGGGGCTGGGCCGGCGCGCCGCCCGCGACCGGGCGGCGGAGCTGCTGGGACAGGTCGGCATCCCGGCCCCGGGCAGCCGGCTCGACGCCTATCCCCACCAGCTCTCGGGGGGCATGAACCAGCGGGTGATGATCGCCATGGCGATCGCCTGCAACCCGAAGCTCCTGATCGCCGACGAGCCGACCACCGCCCTCGACGTCACCATCCAGGCCCAGATCCTCGACCTGCTGCTCACCCTGCAGAGGGAGCGCGGCATGGCGCTCGTCCTCATCACCCACAACATGGGCGTCGTCGCCGAGACGGCGCAGCGCGTGATGGTGATGTATGCCGGGCAGGTGATGGAGGAGCAGCGGGCCGAGACGCTGTTCTCCGCCCCCCAGCACCCCTACACGGCGGCCCTGCTGGCGGCGCTGCCCGAGCGCAGCGAGGGCGGGCGGCTCGCCACGATCCCGGGCGTGGTGCCGGGGCTGCACGACCGGCCCGCCGGCTGCCTGTTCTCCCCCCGCTGCGCCTTCGCGACCGAGCATTCGCGGCGGGTCCGCCCCGATCTGCGCGACGTCGGTGCGGGGCGGGTGCGCTGCCACTACCCCCTGGGCGATCCCGGGCGCGCGGACCGCATCGCCGCGGACGGGCCGGTCGGCGCCACCGCGGGGGCCGCCTCGTGA